In a single window of the Ancylobacter polymorphus genome:
- a CDS encoding 2-hydroxyacid dehydrogenase, with translation MSRDALVFYSPVDDAGAWRAALAAELPDLDFRVDPEVGDAAEIRYALAWLPPKGFFARFPNLQLVTNLGAGVDALVRRDDLVPVKFSRLSDPGMVAMMTSYVVFAVTRYARDIPVFERATRRGEWEYVHPRALSEIKVAVLGLGELGGPAARTLASMGFTVSGWSRSPKDIPGVASHTGRDGLERVLSENEIIVSLLPLTPESRGLLGAAEFALMPKGAKFINASRGAVVDEAALIAALRSGQVGEATLDVFETEPLPKGHPLWSLDNVLITPHMASITVPALAARDVAESIRRVRAGLPPLHEVDPGRGY, from the coding sequence ATGAGCCGGGATGCACTGGTGTTCTACAGCCCGGTGGACGATGCCGGGGCCTGGCGCGCGGCACTTGCCGCCGAACTGCCGGATCTCGACTTCCGCGTCGACCCCGAGGTCGGCGACGCGGCCGAGATCCGCTATGCGCTGGCCTGGCTGCCGCCCAAGGGCTTTTTCGCCCGCTTTCCCAATCTCCAGCTCGTGACCAATCTCGGCGCCGGGGTCGATGCGCTGGTGCGCCGCGACGATCTGGTGCCGGTAAAGTTCTCCCGCCTGTCCGATCCCGGCATGGTGGCGATGATGACGAGCTATGTCGTCTTCGCCGTCACCCGCTATGCCCGCGACATACCGGTGTTCGAGCGCGCCACGAGGCGCGGCGAATGGGAGTATGTGCACCCGCGCGCCCTCTCCGAGATCAAGGTCGCGGTGCTGGGCCTTGGCGAACTCGGCGGGCCGGCGGCGCGCACGCTGGCCAGCATGGGCTTCACGGTCAGCGGCTGGTCGCGCTCGCCGAAGGACATACCCGGCGTCGCCTCCCATACCGGCCGCGACGGGCTGGAGCGGGTGCTTAGCGAGAACGAGATCATCGTCAGCCTGCTGCCGCTGACACCGGAGTCGCGCGGCCTCCTCGGCGCGGCCGAATTCGCCCTGATGCCGAAGGGCGCGAAATTCATCAACGCCTCGCGTGGCGCCGTGGTGGACGAGGCCGCGCTGATCGCGGCGCTGCGCTCGGGCCAGGTGGGCGAAGCAACGCTCGACGTGTTCGAGACCGAGCCGCTGCCCAAAGGGCACCCGCTGTGGAGCCTCGATAACGTTCTGATCACCCCGCACATGGCCAGCATCACCGTGCCGGCGCTGGCGGCGCGCGATGTCGCCGAGAGCATACGCCGCGTGCGGGCCGGGCTGCCGCCGCTGCACGAGGTCGATCCCGGCCGCGGCTACTGA
- a CDS encoding ABC transporter substrate-binding protein: MKKLCIALGALAVMAAGATLPASAQEKLVVSTWGGNWKAGVEIVGKEFTKRTGVEVEYITGGTLDRLAKAKVARDNPESDLINTTAHVGYLYYSDGLMEKLDWSKIPNAAKLYPMAKRSDYTVADYVYVYTPAFRTDLMPKGFKITSWEDLWGPEMVGKLGLPDFDPSHIIIAATRLAGVKPEEWDKVKPKLLELKKNIKAFYQSDATSQNLMRTGETPVQVLLNINGYHLEKLGMPVEIDVPKEGAVAGTDVWGINAGSKKKELALQFLNIALEPAMLAQLCNFHKCSPLTAEAKLDPEIAKLPGIFTSQEAIEKGTIVLEDKTYATLLPQWKAWFTENMMH, from the coding sequence ATGAAGAAGCTGTGCATTGCACTGGGTGCCCTGGCCGTCATGGCCGCCGGCGCCACCCTTCCCGCATCGGCCCAGGAAAAGCTGGTGGTCAGCACCTGGGGCGGCAACTGGAAGGCCGGCGTCGAGATCGTCGGCAAGGAATTCACCAAGCGGACCGGCGTCGAGGTCGAGTACATCACCGGCGGCACGCTGGACCGGCTCGCCAAGGCGAAGGTCGCCCGCGACAACCCGGAATCCGACCTGATCAACACCACCGCCCATGTCGGCTATCTCTATTATTCCGACGGGCTGATGGAAAAGCTCGACTGGTCGAAGATCCCGAACGCCGCCAAGCTCTACCCGATGGCCAAGCGCTCGGACTACACGGTGGCGGACTATGTCTATGTCTACACCCCCGCCTTCCGCACCGACCTGATGCCGAAGGGCTTCAAGATCACCAGCTGGGAAGATTTGTGGGGCCCGGAGATGGTGGGCAAGCTCGGCCTGCCGGATTTCGACCCCAGCCACATCATCATCGCCGCCACCCGCCTCGCCGGGGTGAAGCCGGAAGAATGGGACAAGGTGAAGCCCAAGCTTCTGGAGCTGAAGAAGAACATCAAGGCCTTCTACCAGTCGGACGCCACCAGCCAGAACCTGATGCGCACGGGCGAGACCCCGGTGCAGGTGCTGCTCAACATCAATGGCTATCATTTGGAAAAGCTCGGCATGCCGGTCGAGATCGACGTGCCGAAGGAAGGCGCGGTGGCCGGCACCGATGTGTGGGGCATCAATGCCGGCTCGAAGAAGAAGGAGCTGGCGCTGCAGTTCCTCAACATCGCGCTGGAGCCCGCCATGCTGGCGCAGCTGTGCAACTTCCACAAATGCTCGCCGCTGACGGCTGAGGCCAAGCTCGACCCGGAGATCGCCAAGCTGCCGGGCATCTTCACCAGCCAGGAGGCGATCGAGAAGGGCACCATCGTGCTTGAGGACAAGACCTACGCCACCCTGCTGCCGCAGTGGAAGGCGTGGTTCACCGAGAACATGATGCACTGA
- a CDS encoding ABC transporter permease encodes MIQRRPFFLTFLAPAVLTAVILAAALFEVLQYSVREFVPGSLNVGGLTLDNFTRINRPIYWWVLLDTFYISLLTAIFSLLLSYPVAYALVRAKRDWVRSLLVSLSITPLFTGEIVRTFSWMLMLGSDGFINSVLRKLSLIDLPLQIMYTRLGVVVALVQFSMPVMIILLATAISHVDRDCEKAAANLGASPGAVFWRITLPLTLPGILSGLVVVFAWTMSAFSTPQLIGGGKVLMISNLVYLQGFSVLNLPFAATLSVIALIAALGNLVLMKSLTGRLEKRLAVR; translated from the coding sequence ATGATCCAGCGCCGCCCCTTCTTCCTCACCTTTCTCGCCCCCGCCGTGCTGACGGCGGTGATCCTGGCGGCGGCGCTGTTCGAGGTGCTGCAATACAGCGTGCGCGAATTCGTGCCCGGCTCGCTGAATGTCGGCGGGCTGACGCTGGACAACTTCACCCGCATCAACCGGCCGATCTACTGGTGGGTGCTGCTCGACACCTTCTACATCAGCCTGCTCACCGCGATCTTCTCGCTGCTGCTGAGCTACCCCGTCGCCTATGCGCTGGTGCGGGCCAAGCGCGACTGGGTGCGCTCGCTGCTGGTGTCGCTCTCCATCACCCCGCTGTTCACCGGCGAGATCGTGCGCACCTTCTCCTGGATGCTGATGCTGGGCTCGGACGGCTTCATCAACTCCGTGCTGCGCAAGCTCTCGCTGATCGATCTGCCGCTGCAGATCATGTACACGCGGCTCGGCGTGGTGGTGGCGCTGGTGCAGTTCTCCATGCCGGTCATGATCATCCTGCTCGCCACCGCCATCAGCCATGTCGACCGCGACTGCGAGAAGGCCGCCGCCAATCTCGGCGCCAGCCCCGGCGCGGTGTTCTGGCGCATCACCCTGCCGCTCACCTTGCCGGGCATCCTCTCCGGCCTCGTCGTGGTGTTCGCCTGGACGATGAGCGCCTTTTCCACTCCGCAGCTTATCGGCGGCGGCAAGGTTCTGATGATCTCCAACCTCGTCTATCTCCAGGGTTTCTCGGTGCTGAACCTGCCCTTCGCCGCGACGCTGAGCGTGATCGCGCTGATCGCCGCGCTCGGCAACCTCGTGCTGATGAAATCCCTGACCGGCCGGCTGGAAAAGCGGCTGGCGGTGCGCTGA
- a CDS encoding ABC transporter permease — translation MPVTRLRSFGFWSLVVAILTYMTLPTLVVLMTSVNPTEILAFPPEGVSFAWYEKALTYPDFQRAFKNGLIVTSLASTLALIVGSAFAWLVYRYSFRGRGVLEAVLWSPLIIPHFTLGFGFLLLGGAFGLQQGYTMIVLAHMVLVMPFVTRAVYVSLGAIDPDLARAAANLGASPFHVLTRIELPLVLPGMAGGWLIAAVLSLTEFTASLYVTGSRTQTLPVAMYNYIREYADPTVSAISALLIITTTLIMFIADRAFGLRRVLAIDTH, via the coding sequence ATGCCCGTGACACGCCTGCGCTCATTCGGCTTCTGGAGCCTCGTCGTCGCCATCCTCACCTATATGACGCTGCCGACGCTGGTGGTGCTGATGACCTCGGTCAACCCGACCGAGATCCTCGCCTTCCCGCCCGAGGGGGTGTCCTTCGCCTGGTATGAGAAGGCGCTGACCTATCCCGACTTCCAGCGCGCGTTCAAGAACGGGCTGATCGTCACCTCGCTCGCCTCGACTCTGGCGCTGATCGTCGGCTCGGCCTTCGCCTGGCTGGTCTACCGCTACAGCTTTCGCGGCCGCGGGGTGCTGGAGGCGGTGCTGTGGTCGCCGCTCATCATCCCGCATTTCACCCTGGGCTTCGGCTTCCTGCTGCTCGGCGGGGCGTTCGGGCTGCAGCAGGGCTACACGATGATCGTGCTGGCGCACATGGTGCTGGTGATGCCGTTCGTGACGCGGGCGGTCTATGTCAGCCTCGGCGCCATCGACCCGGACCTCGCCCGCGCGGCGGCCAATCTCGGCGCCTCGCCCTTCCATGTGCTGACCCGGATCGAACTGCCGCTGGTGCTGCCCGGCATGGCGGGCGGCTGGCTGATCGCCGCCGTGCTCTCGCTGACCGAATTCACCGCCTCGCTCTATGTCACGGGCAGCCGGACCCAGACCCTGCCGGTGGCGATGTACAACTACATCCGCGAATATGCCGACCCGACCGTGTCGGCGATCTCGGCGCTGCTGATCATCACCACCACCCTCATCATGTTCATCGCCGACCGGGCCTTCGGCCTGCGCCGGGTGCTGGCGATCGACACGCACTGA
- a CDS encoding ABC transporter ATP-binding protein: MTAQNPAPAAVELVRVRKEFGSAVGVADVSLTIGQGEFLTLLGPSGCGKSTLLGMIAGFLTPTAGKIVVDGVDITDVEPYRRDIGMVFQSYALFPHMNVFDNIAFGLRMRKLPKAEIATEVRRAIAMMKLEGFEQRRVSQLSGGQRQRVALARAIVIRPKVLLLDEPLSALDKNLRAQMQVELSELHRKTGLTTIFVTHDQGEALSLSDRIVVMNRGEVQQVAAPVELYRTPANGFVASFIGEINALPVARYEREGAEAALVLPGAGRLSAAAQPHWDFAHGSDVRAFLRPEHVRPARPGEEGPNILRGVVAAHIYQGSHTITRVEMDGLGLIETRVTGADIVGTHPVGAPIALVFDLGEAVLLATH, from the coding sequence ATGACCGCCCAAAACCCCGCCCCCGCCGCCGTCGAGCTGGTCCGCGTCCGCAAGGAATTCGGCAGCGCGGTCGGCGTCGCCGATGTGTCGCTGACCATCGGCCAGGGCGAGTTCCTGACGCTGCTCGGCCCCTCCGGCTGCGGCAAGTCGACCTTGCTCGGCATGATCGCCGGCTTCCTCACCCCCACCGCCGGCAAGATCGTGGTCGATGGGGTCGACATCACCGATGTGGAGCCCTACCGGCGCGATATCGGCATGGTGTTCCAGTCCTATGCGCTGTTCCCGCATATGAATGTGTTCGACAACATCGCCTTCGGCCTGCGCATGCGGAAACTGCCGAAGGCGGAGATCGCGACCGAGGTGCGCCGCGCCATTGCGATGATGAAGCTGGAGGGCTTCGAGCAGCGGCGGGTGAGCCAGCTCTCCGGCGGCCAGCGCCAGCGCGTGGCGCTCGCCCGCGCCATCGTCATCCGCCCCAAGGTGCTGCTGCTCGACGAGCCGCTCTCCGCGCTCGACAAGAATCTGCGGGCGCAGATGCAGGTCGAGCTGTCGGAACTGCACCGCAAGACCGGGCTCACCACCATCTTCGTCACCCATGACCAGGGCGAGGCGCTGAGCCTTTCCGACCGCATCGTGGTGATGAATCGCGGCGAGGTGCAGCAGGTGGCGGCGCCGGTCGAACTCTACCGCACGCCGGCCAATGGCTTCGTCGCCTCCTTCATCGGCGAGATCAACGCGCTGCCCGTGGCCCGCTATGAGCGCGAGGGCGCTGAGGCGGCGCTGGTGCTGCCGGGCGCGGGGCGGTTGAGCGCGGCGGCACAGCCGCACTGGGACTTCGCCCATGGGTCTGATGTGCGTGCCTTCCTGCGGCCGGAGCATGTGCGCCCGGCGCGTCCGGGGGAGGAAGGCCCCAACATCCTGCGCGGCGTGGTGGCGGCGCACATCTATCAGGGGTCGCACACCATCACGCGGGTGGAGATGGACGGCCTCGGCCTGATCGAGACCCGGGTGACCGGCGCCGACATTGTCGGCACCCATCCCGTCGGCGCGCCGATCGCGCTGGTGTTCGATCTCGGCGAGGCGGTGCTGCTGGCCACGCACTGA
- a CDS encoding YoaK family protein, translating to MKYALPGLLCFNAGFVDTAGFVTLHGLFTAHVTGNLVTFAAAIAEGRMPSVSKIIAVPVFCVVVIAARLVSRWLVTRGYDDFRILMAAKLILLAHAALVAIQLGAPLAADTPNAIMMGMTLVSAMALQNALHRTHLTDAPPSTVMTGTITQLLLDATHVWKPHPGADHGQVRTRLRRFGLFLASFVAGCAVAAALYLLVGVWCFLVPPLVAVVEIYVLPPPAAPAGAGA from the coding sequence ATGAAATACGCTCTTCCCGGCCTGCTCTGCTTCAATGCCGGCTTCGTCGACACGGCCGGTTTCGTCACCTTGCACGGCCTGTTCACCGCGCATGTGACCGGCAATCTCGTCACCTTCGCCGCCGCCATCGCCGAGGGGCGCATGCCTTCGGTCTCGAAGATCATCGCAGTACCGGTGTTCTGCGTCGTGGTCATCGCCGCGCGGCTGGTCAGCCGGTGGCTGGTGACACGCGGTTATGACGATTTCCGCATCCTGATGGCGGCGAAGCTCATTCTGCTCGCCCATGCGGCGCTGGTGGCGATCCAGCTCGGCGCGCCGCTGGCGGCCGATACGCCCAACGCCATCATGATGGGCATGACGCTGGTGAGCGCCATGGCGCTGCAAAACGCGCTGCACCGCACCCATCTCACGGATGCGCCGCCTTCCACCGTGATGACCGGCACCATCACCCAGCTCCTCCTCGACGCGACTCATGTCTGGAAGCCGCATCCCGGCGCCGATCACGGGCAGGTGCGCACGCGGCTGCGCCGCTTCGGCCTGTTCCTCGCCAGCTTCGTCGCCGGCTGTGCGGTGGCGGCGGCGCTCTATCTGCTGGTCGGGGTGTGGTGCTTCCTCGTGCCGCCGCTGGTGGCGGTCGTAGAGATCTACGTGCTGCCGCCCCCGGCGGCGCCAGCCGGGGCTGGAGCGTAG
- a CDS encoding NAD-dependent succinate-semialdehyde dehydrogenase: MTDLSTYDETIELLIDGTWCQGSEGKSEALENPATGETLATVPHASDADLARALDAAQRGFKLWKAMTAQARYTLMMKAADLIEARKERIGRLLTQENGKPLGEAVPEVQFAADATRWYAEEGKRAYGRIVPARMANVRQMVLKEPVGPVVAFAAWNFPSSNVIRKIAGALGAGCSIIIKPAEETPGTAVAIARCFQEAGLPAGVLNMVFGAPAHVSRVLLASPIPKAVTLTGSTAVGKELARLSADTLKRCTMELGGHAPVIVHGDADLELAARTLVAFKFRNAGQVCTSPTRFFIQEQVYQPFVARFVELASALKVGNGLDAGTNMGPMIGRRRLAAMEELVNDAVAKGASLKLGGTRVGNQGHFFAPTVLADVPADAAIMSTEPFGPIAPLTSFSSFDEVIERANALPYGLASFVFTRSGALAARTEEALDAGLVGVNHMAVSTPETPFGGVNESGYGSESGIEGLDAFLRTKFVTELAAL; encoded by the coding sequence ATGACCGACCTTTCCACCTATGATGAAACCATCGAACTGCTGATCGACGGCACCTGGTGCCAGGGCTCCGAGGGCAAGAGCGAGGCGCTGGAAAACCCGGCGACCGGGGAGACGCTGGCCACCGTGCCGCACGCTTCCGACGCCGATCTCGCCCGCGCGCTCGACGCCGCGCAGCGCGGCTTCAAACTGTGGAAGGCGATGACCGCCCAGGCGCGCTACACGCTGATGATGAAGGCGGCCGATCTCATCGAGGCGCGCAAGGAGCGCATCGGCCGCCTCCTGACGCAGGAGAACGGCAAACCGCTCGGCGAAGCCGTGCCGGAGGTGCAGTTCGCCGCCGACGCCACCCGCTGGTACGCCGAGGAGGGCAAGCGTGCCTATGGCCGCATCGTCCCCGCCCGCATGGCCAATGTCCGCCAGATGGTGCTGAAGGAGCCGGTTGGCCCGGTCGTGGCATTTGCCGCGTGGAACTTCCCGTCCTCCAACGTCATCCGCAAGATCGCCGGCGCGCTCGGCGCGGGCTGCTCGATCATCATCAAGCCGGCGGAAGAGACCCCCGGCACGGCGGTCGCCATCGCCCGCTGCTTCCAGGAGGCCGGGCTGCCGGCGGGCGTGCTGAACATGGTGTTCGGCGCCCCGGCCCATGTGAGCCGCGTGCTGCTGGCCTCGCCCATCCCGAAGGCGGTGACGCTCACCGGCTCCACCGCCGTGGGCAAGGAACTCGCCCGGCTCTCCGCCGATACGCTCAAGCGCTGCACCATGGAACTGGGCGGCCATGCGCCGGTCATCGTCCATGGCGATGCCGATCTGGAGCTGGCCGCCCGCACGCTGGTGGCGTTCAAGTTCCGCAATGCCGGCCAGGTCTGCACCTCGCCGACGCGCTTCTTCATCCAGGAGCAGGTCTACCAGCCCTTCGTCGCCCGCTTCGTCGAGCTGGCCTCCGCGCTGAAGGTCGGCAACGGCCTCGATGCCGGCACCAATATGGGCCCGATGATTGGCCGCCGCCGTCTCGCGGCGATGGAGGAGCTGGTGAACGATGCCGTCGCCAAGGGCGCGAGCCTGAAGCTCGGCGGCACGCGCGTCGGCAATCAGGGCCACTTCTTCGCCCCGACGGTGCTCGCCGATGTGCCGGCCGATGCGGCGATCATGTCGACCGAGCCCTTCGGCCCCATCGCCCCGCTCACCTCCTTCTCCAGCTTTGATGAGGTGATCGAGCGGGCGAACGCGCTGCCCTATGGCCTCGCCTCCTTCGTCTTCACCCGTTCCGGCGCGCTGGCGGCCCGCACCGAGGAGGCGCTCGATGCCGGCCTCGTCGGCGTCAACCACATGGCGGTGTCGACGCCGGAGACGCCCTTCGGCGGTGTCAACGAATCCGGCTATGGCTCGGAAAGCGGCATCGAGGGGCTCGACGCCTTCCTGCGTACCAAGTTCGTCACCGAACTCGCGGCGCTCTGA
- a CDS encoding proline racemase family protein, with translation MTMRRWISTIDSHTAGHPTRVVTGGVPPLKGDTVEARAEDFRARFDKLRTFLLHEPRGHAAMVGVVMTESTRADFGAFFLGSYKYLEMCGHATIGLAVTLDHMGLIGPSDAPHSSFTLEVPAGIITVHVRREQGLVAAVTFENVPAHVAACNVLVSAAGVNVSADVVWGGNWYGLIAARAAGVELAPSGVSHAMAVGAALKAALNEGITEGRVPGVARPVDSILFYETEADDHGLVSRQLVVLESNKFDRSPCGTGSSARLAQMVARGELRLDQPIRTRNILGVDFTATARPVDGQPGAQKAGAILPHIVGLAHITGEHRFVLAQGDPLADGFLCR, from the coding sequence ATGACGATGAGGCGCTGGATCTCGACCATCGACAGCCACACGGCGGGCCACCCCACCCGCGTCGTCACCGGCGGCGTGCCGCCGCTCAAGGGCGACACGGTCGAGGCGCGGGCGGAGGATTTCCGCGCCCGCTTCGATAAGCTGCGCACCTTCCTGCTGCACGAGCCGCGCGGCCATGCGGCGATGGTCGGCGTTGTCATGACCGAGAGCACGCGCGCGGATTTCGGCGCCTTCTTCCTCGGCAGCTACAAATATCTTGAAATGTGCGGCCACGCGACGATCGGGCTCGCGGTGACGCTCGACCATATGGGGCTGATCGGCCCCTCCGACGCGCCGCACTCCTCCTTCACGTTGGAAGTGCCGGCCGGCATCATCACCGTGCATGTGCGCCGCGAACAGGGGCTGGTCGCGGCCGTCACCTTCGAGAACGTGCCGGCCCATGTCGCCGCCTGCAATGTGCTTGTCAGCGCCGCCGGCGTGAATGTCAGCGCCGATGTGGTGTGGGGCGGCAATTGGTACGGCCTCATCGCCGCCCGTGCCGCCGGGGTGGAGTTGGCGCCGTCCGGCGTCTCCCACGCCATGGCCGTGGGCGCCGCGCTGAAGGCGGCGCTGAATGAAGGCATCACAGAAGGCCGCGTGCCGGGCGTCGCCCGGCCGGTCGATTCCATCCTGTTCTACGAGACCGAAGCGGACGATCACGGGTTGGTCAGCCGCCAGCTGGTGGTGCTGGAATCCAACAAGTTCGACCGCTCGCCCTGCGGCACCGGCTCCTCCGCCCGGCTGGCGCAGATGGTGGCGCGCGGCGAGTTGCGCCTCGACCAGCCGATCCGCACCCGCAACATTCTCGGCGTCGATTTCACCGCCACCGCGCGTCCGGTCGACGGCCAACCGGGCGCCCAAAAGGCCGGCGCGATCTTGCCGCATATTGTCGGCCTCGCCCACATCACCGGCGAGCACCGCTTCGTGCTCGCGCAAGGCGACCCGCTGGCGGACGGCTTCCTCTGCCGCTGA
- a CDS encoding GMC family oxidoreductase, translated as MSEHAYDYIVVGGGAAGAVLASRLSEASNLKVALIEAGRDTPPGAEPADTLDAYPIVAYFNRLYHWQNLSIHLNDPKPGAAGRRYEQARVMGGGTSINGQFAFRGVPWDYEHWREDGAEGWGWDDVLPYFRKLETDLDYGDSQLHGSHGPLPLRRIPEKDWSPFAKTVAKVLDKQGVANIRDHNGVFDDGYFPMTINNVDGQRVSTARAYLTREVRARPNLTILAETEMTELLFEGSRVTGLKAQGPQGPLTLKAREVILSTGALQTPAHLLRAGIGPAAHLKEFGIAVRADRPGVGQNLQDHPMVAFAAYLPKAARLPASQRRHIQLGYRYSSGLPETTPGDMFVLPSNRAAWHPLGRRLASILVCVNRPYSTGEVKLNGRDAATAPFVNFRQLSDERDLARLEDGMHRLWGIVTDPAMDGVIESIFPATFSERVRKLGAVSRTNWFMTLMAAGIMGTGPLARKLMIENVITPGLKAKEMMADREALRAWIRENACGSWHASGTCRIGRPDDPRAVVDSAARVIGVEGLRVVDASIMPAVISANTMLTTIMAGEKIADTIKSGR; from the coding sequence ATGTCCGAACACGCATATGACTACATCGTCGTCGGCGGCGGCGCGGCGGGTGCCGTGCTGGCGAGCCGGCTGTCGGAAGCCTCGAACCTCAAGGTCGCGCTGATCGAGGCCGGGCGCGACACGCCGCCGGGCGCGGAGCCGGCCGACACGCTCGATGCCTATCCGATCGTCGCCTATTTCAACCGGCTCTATCACTGGCAGAACCTGTCCATCCACCTCAACGACCCCAAGCCCGGCGCGGCGGGGCGGCGCTACGAGCAGGCGCGGGTGATGGGCGGAGGCACCTCGATCAACGGCCAGTTCGCCTTTCGCGGCGTGCCCTGGGACTATGAGCACTGGCGCGAGGACGGCGCCGAGGGCTGGGGCTGGGACGATGTGCTGCCCTATTTCCGCAAGCTGGAAACCGACCTCGACTATGGCGACAGCCAGCTGCATGGCAGCCACGGCCCGCTGCCGCTGCGCCGCATCCCGGAAAAGGACTGGTCGCCCTTCGCGAAAACCGTGGCGAAGGTGCTCGACAAGCAGGGTGTGGCCAATATCCGGGACCATAACGGCGTCTTCGACGACGGCTATTTCCCGATGACCATCAACAATGTGGATGGCCAGCGCGTCTCCACCGCCCGCGCCTATCTCACACGCGAGGTGCGCGCCCGGCCGAACCTGACGATCCTCGCCGAAACCGAGATGACGGAGCTGCTGTTCGAGGGAAGCCGCGTCACCGGGCTGAAGGCGCAGGGGCCGCAGGGGCCGCTCACCCTCAAAGCGCGCGAGGTGATCCTCTCCACCGGCGCGCTGCAGACACCGGCCCATCTCCTGCGCGCCGGCATCGGCCCGGCGGCGCATCTGAAGGAATTCGGCATCGCTGTGCGGGCGGACCGGCCCGGCGTCGGGCAGAACCTGCAGGACCACCCGATGGTGGCGTTCGCCGCCTATCTGCCGAAAGCCGCGCGCCTGCCGGCCAGCCAGCGCCGCCACATCCAGCTCGGCTATCGCTACTCGTCCGGCCTGCCGGAGACCACGCCGGGCGACATGTTCGTGCTGCCCTCTAACCGCGCCGCCTGGCACCCGCTCGGCCGGCGGCTGGCCTCGATCCTCGTCTGCGTCAACCGGCCCTATTCCACCGGTGAGGTGAAGCTGAACGGCCGCGACGCCGCGACCGCGCCCTTCGTCAATTTCCGCCAGCTCTCCGACGAGCGCGACCTCGCGCGGCTGGAGGACGGCATGCACCGGCTCTGGGGCATCGTCACCGATCCGGCGATGGACGGGGTGATCGAGAGCATCTTCCCCGCCACCTTCTCCGAGCGCGTGCGCAAGCTCGGCGCGGTCAGCCGCACCAACTGGTTCATGACGCTGATGGCCGCCGGCATCATGGGCACCGGCCCGCTGGCGCGCAAATTGATGATCGAGAACGTCATTACCCCCGGCCTCAAGGCGAAGGAGATGATGGCTGACCGCGAGGCGCTGCGCGCCTGGATCCGCGAGAATGCCTGCGGCAGCTGGCACGCCTCCGGCACCTGTCGCATCGGCCGCCCGGACGATCCGCGCGCCGTGGTCGACAGCGCCGCCCGTGTGATCGGCGTCGAGGGGCTGCGCGTGGTCGATGCTTCGATCATGCCGGCGGTCATCAGCGCCAACACCATGCTGACGACGATCATGGCCGGCGAGAAGATCGCCGACACCATCAAGTCCGGCCGCTAG